ATCGATCCGGACAAGAATAACGAAGAGACCACCCGTGAGCCGAAGGACGAGGCGCCGTTGTCGCTGCTGGCGTTCAAGATCATGGACGACCCCTTCGTCGGCACCATCACCTTCTGCCGCATCTATTCCGGCACGCTGATGAGCGGCACCGGCGTCATCAACTCGACCAAAGAGCGTAAAGAGCGCATTGGCCGTATGTTGTTGATGCATGCCAACAACCGTGAAGACATCAAGGAAGCCTATGCCGGCGATATCGTCGCGCTGGCCGGCCTGAAGGAAACCCGCACCGGCGATACGTTGTGCGATCCGAAGGCCCCGGTGATCCTCGAGAAGATGGAGTTCCCCGAGCCGGTCATCGAAATCGCCATCGAGCCGAAGTCGAAGGCCGACCAGGAAAAGCTCGGCGTTGCGCTCGCCAAGCTCGCCGCGGAAGATCCGTCGTTCCGCGTGTCGACCGACCAGGAGAGTGGCCAGACCATCCTCAAGGGCATGGGCGAACTCCATCTCGACATCAAGGTCGACATCCTGAAGCGCACCTACAAGGTCGACGCCAACATTGGCGCGCCGCAGGTGGCGTTCCGCGAAAAGATCACCAAGCCGGCCGAAGTGGATTACACCCACAAGAAGCAGACCGGCGGTTCGGGCCAGTTCGCGCGCGTCAAGATCATCGCCGAGCCGACCGAGCCGGGCACGCCGTTCGCATTCGAGAACGAGATCGTCGGCGGCGCGGTGCCGAAGGAGTTCATCCCGGGCGTCGAGAAGGGTCTCGAGTCGGTGCTGAACTCGGGCATCCTGGCCGGCTTCCCGGTGGTGGACCTCAAGGTTCGCCTCGTGGACGGCAACTATCACGACGTCGACTCGTCGGCGCTCGCCTTCGAAATCGCTTCGCGCGCGGCGCTGCGTGAAGCCATGCAGAAGGCCAAGCCGGTTCTGCTCGAGCCGATCATGAAGGTCGAAGTGGTGACCCCGGAAGACTACACCGGCTCGGTCATCGGCGACCTGAACTCGCGGCGCGGCCAGATCCAGGGCCAGGACATGCGCGGCAACGCCAACGTGATCAACGCGATGGTGCCGCTGATGAACATGTTCGGTTACGTCAACACGTTGCGGTCCATGTCTCAGGGCCGCGCGACCTTCACCATGCAATTCGACCATTACGCTGAACTGCCCGCCAACGTGTCGGCGGAAGTTCAAAAGAAGTTCGCGTAATCGGCGATCAACAAACTCTAGGTTTCTGAACGGAGAGATCCATGGCCAAAGAGAAATTCAACCGCAATAAGCCGCACTGCAACATCGGCACCATCGGTCACGTCGACCACGGCAAGACGTCGCTGACCGCGGCGATCACCAAGGTGCTCGCTGAGACCGGCGGCGCGACCTTTACGGCCTACGACCAGATCGACAAGGCGCCGGAAGAGAAGGCGCGCGGCATCACCATCTCGACCGCTCACGTCGAGTACGAGACGACGAACCGCCACTACGCCCACGTCGACTGCCCCGGCCACGCCGACTATGTGAAGAACATGATCACCGGCGCCGCGCAGATGGACGGCGCGATCCTGGTCGTGTCGGCTGCCGACGGCCCGATGCCGCAGACCCGCGAGCACATCCTGCTCGCCCGCCAGGTCGGCGTGCCGGCGATCGTCGTGTTCATGAACAAGTGCGACATGGTCGACGATCCGGAACTGCTCGAGCTCGTCGAGCTCGAAGTCCGTGAGCTCCTGTCGAAGTACCAGTTCCCGGGCGACAAGATCCCGATCATCAAGGGCTCGGCCCTGATGGCGCTGGAAGACAAGGATCCGAAGCTCGGCAAGGAAGCCATCCTCGAGCTGATGAAGAACGTCGACGAATACATCCCGCAGCCGGAGCGTCCGGTCGACCTGCCGTTCCTGATGCCGGTCGAAGACGTGTTCTCGATCTCGGGCCGCGGCACCGTCTGCACCGGCCGTGTCGAGCGCGGCATCGTCAAGGTTGGCGAGGAAGTCGAAATCGTCGGCATCAAGCCGACGCAGAAGACCACCGTCACCGGCGTCGAAATGTTCCGCAAGCTGCTCGATCAGGGCCAGGCCGGCGACAACATCGGCGCGCTGCTCCGCGGCACCAAGCGCGAGGAAGTCGAGCGCGGCCAGGTGCTCTGCAAGCCGGGTTCGGTCAAGCCGCACACCAAGTTCAAGGCTGAGGCTTACATCCTCACCAAGGAAGAGGGCGGCCGTCATACGCCGTTCTTCACCAACTACCGTCCGCAGTTCTACTTCCGCACCACCGACGTGACCGGTGTCGTGCACCTGCCGGCCGGCACCGAAATGGTGATGCCGGGCGACAACGTCGCCATGGAAGTGCACCTGATCGTGCCGATCGCGATGGAAGAGAAGCTGCGCTTCGCCATCCGTGAAGGCGGCCGCACCGTCGGCGCCGGCGTCGTGGCGTCGATCATCGAGTAAGCAAGTCGCTTGGGCCCCCGTCCGAACAGGGCGGGGGCTCGGCAATCCTGAATGTGCGCGGGACAAACCGTTTCCCGTGTCCGGGCAGGGACAACGAGCAGGTAGCGAATACTGGATCATCCGTTTGAACGGATGATGACAGTCCAGAGAGACAGACAAATGAACGGCCAGAATATTCGGATCCGGCTCAAGGCGTTCGACCATCGCGTGCTCGATGCGTCGACGCGCGAGATCGTCAACACCGCCAAGCGCACCGGCGCGCAGGTGCGTGGGCCGATTCCGCTGCCGACGCGCATCGAGAAGTTCACCGTGAACCGCTCGCCGCACGTCGACAAGAAGAGCCGTGAACAGTTCGAGATGCGCACGCACAAGCGTCTCTTGGACATCGTCGATCCGACGCCGCAGACAGTGGACGCGCTGATGAAGCTCGACCTGGCGGCCGGTGTCGACGTCGAGATCAAGCTGTAAGGCCGGGTGAAGGATTAGAAAGATGCGCACGGGTGTCGTCGCACAAAAAGTGGGTATGACCCGGCTGTTCACCGATGGCGGTGAGCACGTTCCGGTCACGGTTCTCCGTCTCGCGGAGTGCCAGGTCGTTGCCCACCGTTCCAAGGACAAGGACGGTTACGTCGCGCTGCAGCTCGGTTCGAGCTCGCGTCGCGCTGGCAACATGAGCAAGGCCGATCGCGGCTACTTCGCCAAGGCGAAGGTCGAGCCGAAGCGCAAGCTCGCCGAATTCCGCGTCGACGAAGCCGGGCTGATCCCGGTGGGCGCGGAAATCACCGCCGACCACTTCATCGAAGGCCAGTTCGTCGATGTCTGCGGCATCTCGGTTGGTAAGGGCTTTGCCGGCGGCATGAAGCGCTGGAACTTCCGCGGTCTGCGCGCCTCGCACGGCGTGTCGATCTCGCACCGTTCGATCGGTTCGACCGGCGGCCGTCAGGACCCGGGCAAGACCTTCAAGAACAAGAAGATGGCGGGCCACATGGGCTCCGACCGTGTCACCACGCTCAACCTCAAGGTCGCCAAGATCGACGTCGCGCGCGGCCTGATCATGGTCGAAGGCGCGGTGCCGGGCTCCAAGGGTGGCTGGATCACCGTGCGTGACGCGGTGAAGAAGAAGCTGCCGAAGGAAGCCGCCAAGCCGGGCAAGTTCCGCCTGGCTGAAAGCGCCGAGGCTCCGGCCCCCGAGGCCGCCGCCGAGAAGGAGGGCGCATAACATGGATCTCAAGATCACCACGCTGGAAGGCAAGGAAGCGGGCTCGGTGAAGGTGTCGGACGACATCTTCGGCCTCGAGCCGCGCGCCGACATCATTCAGCGCTGCGTCAACTGGCAGCTCGCCCGCCGTCAGCGCGGTACGCACAAGACCAAGGATCGTTCCGAGGTCTGGCGCACCGGCAAGAAGATGTACGGCCAGAAGGGTACCGGTGGCGCCCGTCACGGTTCGGCTCGCGTGCCGCAGTTCCGCGGCGGCGGTCGTGCCTTCGGTCCGGTCGTGCGCAGCCATGCCATCGACCTGCCGAAGAAGGTGCGCGCTCTCGCGCTCAAGCACGCTCTGTCGTCGAAGGCCAAGGACGGCGCCATTCTTATCGTGGACAAGGCTTCGCTCGCCGAAGCCAAGACCAAGGCGCTCGCCGCGCAGTTCGGCAAGCTGTCGCTGGCCAATGCGCTGATCATCGACGGCGCCGAGCTCGAGGCGAACTTCGCCATCGCGGCGCGCAACATCCCGAACATCGACGTGCTGCCGATCCAGGGCATCAACGTCTACGACATCATGCGGCGCAAGACGCTGGTCCTCACCAAGGCCGCCGTCGACGCGCTGGAGGCGCGGTTCAAATGAGCACCAGCGATCCCCGTCATTACGACGTCATTCTCTCGCCCGTGATCACCGAAAAGGCGACCATGGCGTCGGAGTTCAACAAGGTGACCTTCAAGGTCCGTCGCGACGCGACCAAGCCGCAGATCAAGGAAGCGGTTGAGAAGCTGTTCGACGTGAAGGTCAAGAACGTCAACACGCTGGTGCGCCAGGGCAAGATCAAGGCGTTCCGCAATAGGCTCGGACAGCAGTCCGACGTGAAGCGCGCTGTTGTGACCCTCGAAGAGGGCCACCGCATCGACGTGACCACGGGTCTGTAAGAGGTCGGCGATGGCACTCAAGACATATAATCCGACGACCCCGAGCCAGCGTCACCTGATCAGTGTCGATCGCACGACGCTGTACAAGGGCGCGCCGGTGAAGGCGCTCACCGAAGGTCAGCACTCGACCGGCGGCCGCAACAATCACGGCCGCATCACGTCGCGTTTCCGCGGCGGCGGTCACAAGCAGGCTTATCGCGTCATCGATTTCCGCCGCGCCAAGAAGGACATGGTGGCGACGGTCGAGCGTCTCGAATACGATCCGAACCGCACGGCGTTCATCGCGCTGATCAAGTACGAGGACGGCGAGCTCTCCTACATCCTGGCGCCGCAGCGTCTGGCCCCGGGCGACAAGGTGGTCTCGGCGGACCAGGCCGACGTGAAGCCGGGCAATGCGATGCCGCTCGGCGCGATTCCGGTCGGCACCATCGTGCACAACGTCGAACTCAAGATCGGCAAGGGCGGCCAGCTCGCGCGTTCGGCCGGCACCTACGTTCAGATCGTCGGCCGCGACCAGGATTACGTCATCCTGCGTCTGTCGACCTCGGAGCAGCGCCTGGTTCACGGCCGCTGCATGGCCACGATCGGCGCGGTGTCGAACCCCGACAACATGAACACGACGATCGGCAAGGCCGGCCGTCAGCGCTGGCGCGGCCGCATGCCGCACAACCGCGGCATCATGATGAACCCGGTCGACCATCCGCATGGCGGCCGTACCAAGGGCGGCAAGCACTGGGTCACCCCGTGGGGCAAGCCGACCAAGGGCGCCAAGACGCGCAAGAACAAGCGCACCAACAAATTCATTATGGTCAGCCGTCACGACCGTAAGAAGAAGCAGCAGTAGGATTTGCAGCGATGACCCGTTCAGCCTGGAAAGGCCCGTTCGTTGACGGCTTTCTGCTCAAGAAAGCGGAAGCCGCGCGCGCGTCCGGCCGCCACGACATGATCAAGATCTGGAGCCGGCGCTCGACCATCCTGCCGCAGTTCGTCGGCCTGCACTTCACCGTCTACAACGGCCAGAAGCACGTTCCGGTGCTGGTGACCGAGGAGATGGTGGGCCACAAGTTCGGCGAGTTCTCGCCGAGCCGCACGTTCCACGGCCACAGCGCCGACCGCAAGGCGAAGAAGGCCTGAGGATAGAGATATGGGCAAGCGTTCACGCGATCGGGACCTCCCGAACAACGAAGCCAAGGCGGTGACCCGCAACATCCGGGTGTCGCCGCAGAAGCTCAATCTCGTCGCGCAGATGATCCGCGGCAAGAAGGTCGCGGGCGCGCTCGCCGACCTCGAATTCTCGCGCAAGCGCATCGCCAAGGATGTGCGCAAGTGCCTCGAGTCGGCGATCGCCAACGCCGAGAACAATCATGACCTCGACGTCGACGATCTCATCGTCGCCGAGGCTCACGTCGGAAAGTCGCTCGTCATGAAGCGCTTTTCCCCACGCGGCCGCGGCCGCGTCGGTCAAATTCTGAAGCCGTTTTCGCATCTGACGATCGTCGTTCGTCAGGTCGAAGCCGCGGCTAAGGCCTGAGGAGGCTTCATTGGGTCAAAAAATCAATCCGATCGGTCTGCGCCTCGGCATCAACCGGACCTGGGATTCGCGCTGGTTCGCGAACAAGACCGAGTACGGCACGCTGCTGCACGAGGACATCAAGATCCGCGAGGCTCTGATGAAGGAGCTGAAGCAGGCCGCGGTGTCCAAGATCATCATCGAGCGACCGCACAAGAAGTGCCGCGTCACCGTTCACTCGGCCCGTCCGGGCGTCGTGATCGGCAAGAAGGGCGCCGACATCGAGAAGCTGCGCAAGACCGTTGCCAAGCTGACCGACAGCGACGTCGTCATCAACATCGTCGAAATCCGCAAGCCGGAGCTCGACGCGCAGCTGGTCGCCGAGTCGATCGCGCAGCAGCTCGAGCGCCGCGTCGCGTTCCGCCGTGCCATGAAGCGCGCCGTGCAGTCGGCGATGCGTCTCGGCGCCGAAGGCATCCGCATCAACTGCTCGGGCCGCCTCGGCGGTTCGGAAATCGCGCGCATGGAGTGGTACCGCGAAGGCCGCGTGCCGCTGCACACCTTGCGCGCCGACGTCGATTACGGCGTCGCCACGGCTTTCACCACGTTCGGCACCTGCGGCGTCAAGGTCTGGATCTTCAAGGGCGAAATCCTCGAGCACGATCCGATGGCGCAGGACAAGAAGCTCGCCGAAGGCGACACCGGCGGCCGTTCGCGCCGTGAAAACGCGGCGTAAGAGATAGAGTCATGCTGCAGCCAAAGAAAACCAAGTTCCGCAAGGCCTTCAAGGGCCGCATCCACGGCTCCGCCTCTTCGGGCGCCACGCTGGCCTTCGGCCAGTACGGCCTCAAGGCGCTCGAGCCGGAGCGCGTCAGCGCGCGCCAGATCGAGGCCGCCCGCCGTGCGCTGACCCGCTTCATGAAGCGCGCCGGCCGCGTCTGGATTCGCGTGTTCCCGGACGTGCCGGTGTCGAAGAAGCCGATCGAAGTCCGCATGGGCAAGGGCAAGGGTTCGCCCGAGCTCTGGGTGGTGCGCGTCAAGCCGGGCAAGATCCTGTTCGAGGTCGACGGCATCAGCCCGGCCATCGCCAAGGAAGCCCTGGCGCTCGCCGCAGCCAAGCTGCCGGTCAAGACCCGTTTCATTGAACGTATCGCCGAGTGACGACCATGAAAGCCTCCGACGCCCGAGTGATGACACTCGACCAGATCGACGACGAAGTGCTCAAGCTCAAGAAGGAGCAGTTCAATCTGCGCTTTCAGCGGGCCACGGGTCAGCTCGAGAACACCGCGCGCGTGCGCGTCATCCGCCGCGACATCGCGCGGCTGAAGACGATCGCCTCGCAGAAGCGGGCAGGCGAGACCCCGGCCGTCAAGGCCGAGGCTCAGAAGTCCGCCAAGCCGGTCGCGAAGTCGCGCCGCCTGAAGGCTTCGCGTCCGTCGCCGGCCCGTGAGCCGGCGCGCGCGATCGCCAACAAGCCCAACAAGACGAAGAAGAAGTAAGGGGTCAAAGATGCCGAAGCGTACCCTTCAGGGTGTCGTCGTCAGCGACAAGCAGGCCAAGACCATTGTCGTTCAGGTCGACCGGCGCTTTGCCCACCCGACCATGGGCAAGGTTGTTCGCCGTTCGAAGAAATACCACGCGCACGACGAGAAGAACGAGTTCAAAGTCGGCGACAAGGTGTGGATCGAAGAGCGCCGTCCGCTCTCCAAGCTCAAGAGCTGGGAAGTGATCCGCGGCGAGAAGAAAGCCAAGGTCTGACGACCGAGGTTCGACGCGAAGCGCCGCAATGCGCTTCGCCGATGAAGACGAATAGAAATTAATGGGGCCGTGGTCTTAAGGGGCCGCCCGCCCGCAAGGAACGAGAGCCGCATCATGATTCAGATGCAAACCAACCTCGACGTCGCCGACAATTCCGGCGCGCGCCGCGTCATGTGCATCAAGGTGCTCGGCGGCTCGAAGCGGAAATACGCGACCATCGGCGACGTCATCGTCGTCTCGGTGAAGGAAGCGATCCCGCGCGGCCGCGTGAAGAAGGGCGAGGTCATGAAGGCCGTCGTCGTGCGCATCCGCAAGGATATCAAGCGCGCCGACGGTAGCGTGATCCGCTTCGACCGCAACGCTGCGGTGCTGATCAACAACCAGGCCGAGCCGGTCGGCACCCGTATCTTCGGGCCCGTGCCGCGCGAACTGCGCGCCAAGAACCACATGAAGATTCTCTCGCTCGCCCCGGAGGTGCTGTGATGGCTGCCAAGATCCGTAAAGGCGACAAGGTGATCGTGCTCACCGGCCGCGACAAGGGTCGCACCGGCGAGGTGATCGAGGTTCGCCCCGGCGAGAACCGCGCTCTGGTGCGCGGCGTCGCGATGGTCAAGCGCCACCAGCGCCAGACCGCGCAGCAGCAGGGCGGCATCATCTCCAAGGAGAGCGCGGTCGACCTGTCGAACCTCGCGATCGCGGACCCCAAGGACGGCAAGCCGACCCGGGTTGGTTTCAAATTTATCGGCGAGGGCGCCGACCGCAAGAAAGTGCGTGTCGCCAAGCGCTCGGGAGCGGAAATCGATGGCTGATACGCAGACTGAACAGAAGAAGCCGAAGGCGGCCAAGCCCGCCGCCAAGCCCGCCGGCGGCGACGCCCCGAAGGTCAAGAAGGCCAAGGTGCCGTCCGATTACACGGCGCGTCTGCGCACGCACTACGACAAGGTCGTGCGCGAGCAGATGAAGACGCAGTTCGGCTACGACAACCCGATGCAGATTCCGCAGATCACCAAGGTCGTGCTCAACATGGGCATTGGCGAGGGCGTCGCGGACCGCAAGAAGGTCGAGAACGCGGCTGCCGATCTGGCGCTGATTGCCGGTCAGAAGCCGGTCGTCACCCGCTCGCGCAAGTCGATCGCGAACTACAAGCTGCGCGACGGCCAGGCCATCGGCTGTAAGGTCACGCTGCGCAAGGCGAAGATGTACGACTTCCTCGATCGCTTGGTGAATATCGCGCTGCCGCGTATTCGCGACTTCCGCGGTCTCAACCCGAAGAGCTTCGATGGCGGCGGCAACTACAGCCTCGGCATCAAGGAATACACAGTGTTCCCGGAAATCGACTTCGACAAGGTCACCGATACCTGGGGCATGGACATCACCGTCTGCACCACCGCGCGCAACGACGAAGAAGCGCGCGCGCTGCTGGCGGCATTCAACTTCCCGTTCCGGCAGTGAGAGACGATTTCCCGTCGCTCATACGCGGAACCGCAAGGAGCAACTAGATGGCTAAGACGAGTTCGGTCGAGAAGAACAAGCGCCGTCGCCGCATGGCGAAGAAATTCGGGCCGCGTCGTGCGCGCCTGAAGGCGATCGTGCAGAACAAGGAGTTGCCGATGGAGGAGCGGTTCGCCGCGACCCTGAAGCTCGCCGAGCTGCCGCGCAACTCCGCCAAGGTGCGTATCCATAACCGCTGCGAACTGACGGGCCGTCCTCACGCCTTCTACCGCAAGCACAAGCTCAGCCGTATCGCGCTGCGCGACCTCGGCAACAAAGGCCTGATTCCGGGCCTTGTGAAGTCGAGCTGGTAAGGGGGCCGAGATGGTGAACGATCCGATCGGCGATATGATCACGCGCATCCGCAACGCGCAGATGCGTAACAAGTCCAAGGTTTCGATGCCTGGCTCCAAGCAGCGCGAACGCGTTGCCGAAGTGCTCAAGGTCGAAGGCTACGTCCGCGGTTATGCCGTGGTGGCGCATGCCAACGGCCGCAGCGAGCTCGAGATCGAGCTCAAGTACTTCGACGGCACGCCGGTCATCCGCGAAATCGAGCGCGTCTCGAAGCCCGGCCGCCGCGTCTATGCGTCGGTCAAGAACCTGCCGCGCATCAACAATGGTCTCGGCGTTGCCATCGTCTCGACGCCGAAGGGCGTCATGGCCGATCACGCCGCCCGCGACGCCAATGTCGGCGGCGAAATTCTCTGCACGGTGTTCTGATGTCTCGTATTGGCAAAAAACCGGTCGCTGTTCCGTCTGGCGTCACCGCCAACGTCGAAGGTCAGACCGTCAAGGTGAAGGGTGCCAAGGGCGCTCTGCAGCTTGCTCTGCCGGATGATGTCGTCGTGTCCATGGACAAGGGCGCCATTACCGTTGCACCGCGCAACGAGACCAAGCGCTCGCGTTCGATGTACGGCACCGCGCGCACGCTGGTGTCGAACCTGATGACCGGCGTCAGCAAGGGCTTCGAAGAGAAGCTCGAGATCAACGGCGTCGGCTACCGCGCGGCGGTGCAGGGCAAGAACCTGCAGCTCCAGCTCGGTTACTCGCACGACGTCGTTTATCCGATCCCGGCCGGCATCGCGATCGCGACGCCGAAGCCGACGGAAATCGTGATCACCGGCATCGACAAGCAGGTCGTCGGCCAGGTCGCCGCCGAAATCCGGGCCTTCCGCGGTCCGGAACCGTACAAGGGCAAGGGCGTCAAGTACGCCGACGAATTCATCTTCCGCAAGGAAGGCAAGAAGAAGTAAGGGGCGAGAGCCATGTCGAAAGCCAATATCCGCACCGCGCGGCGGACGGCGTCGGTTCGGCGCAAGATCAAGGCCGTGTCCAGCGGTCGCGCCCGCCTGTCGGTGTTCCGCTCGTCGAAGCACATGCATGTCCAGCTCATCGACGACGAGAAGGGCGTGACCGTCGCGTCCGCCTCGACGCTCGAGAAGGACCTGCGCGGCAGCCTTAAGACCGGCGCCAACATCGAGGCCGCCAAGCAGGTCGGCAAGCTGATCGCCGAGCGTGCCAAGAAGCAGGGCATCAAGGACGTCGTGTTCGATCGCGGCGGCTACATCTATCACGGCCGCATCAAGGCGCTGGCCGAAGCCGCCCGCGAAGGCGGGCTGAACTTCTAAACGCATTCGTAAAGACGAACGGATTTATTAGATGGCACAAGAACCCCGCAGAGACCGCGAGCGCAGCCGCGACCGCGAGGAGCGCGATAGCGAGTTCACCGACAAGCTGGTGCACATCAATCGCGTCGCCAAGGTGGTCAAGGGCGGCAAGCGCTTCGGCTTCGCCGCGCTGGTGGTTGTCGGCGATCAGAAGGGCCGCGTCGGCTTCGGCCACGGCAAGGCGCGCGAAGTGCCGGAAGCGATCCGCAAGGCGACCGATGCCGCCAAGCGTTCGCTGACCCGCGTCGCGCTGCGCGAGGGCCGCACCCTGCATCACGACGTGTTCGGCCGCCACGGCGCCGGCAAGGTCTATCTGCGCGCGGCGCCTCCCGGCACCGGCATCATCGCCGGCGGTCCGATGCGCGCCGTGTTCGAGACGCTCGGCATGCAGGACATCGTCGCCAAGTCGATCGGCTCGTCGAACCCGTACAACGTGGTGCGTGCGACTTTCGATGCGCTCAAGCACCAGGATTCGCCGCGTTCGGTCGCGTCGCGCCGCAACCTCAAGGTCTCGGCCTTGCAGGCTCGCCGCCGCGAAGGCGCCGACGAAGCCGTCGCCGATTAATTTGGCCGACTGACAGGTAAGGAACTCTAGGTCATGGCTACCGCTAAGAAGACCGTGAAGGTGCAGCAGATCGCCAGCCCGCTGCGTAAGCATTTCGATCAGCGCCAGACCCTGATCGGCCTCGGCCTGAACAAGGTCGGCCGCGTCAGCGAGCTGCCGGACACGCCGCAAACCCACGGCATGATCCGCAAGCTGCCGCATCTGGTGCGGATCGTCGAAGAGACGAAGTGATTTCATCCAGCGTTGCTCATTGAGCGACGAGGGACGATCAAAGGACGAGAGCAATGAAACTCAACGAGATCGCCGACAATCCCGGCGCCCGCAAGAACCGCCTGCGCATCGGCCGCGGCATCGGCTCCGGCATGGGCAAGACCGGCGGCCGCGGCGGCAAAGGCCAGACCGCGCGTACCGGCGTGCGCATCAAGGGCTTCGAAGGCGGCCAGATGCCGCTGCATCGTCGCCTGCCGAAGCGCGGCTTCCGCAACACTGCGTTCCAGGCGCGCCTCAACGAGGTCAGCCTCGGCAAGCTGCAGGCCGCGATCGACGCCGGCAAGCTCGACGCCAAGGCGACGGTTGACGCCGAAGCGATGGTCAAGGCTGGCCTGATGCGCCGCGCCAAGGACGGCGTGAAGCTGCTCGGCACCGGCGAACTGAAGGCCAAGGTCGATGTCGCCGTTTACGGCGCCACCAAGTCGGCCGTCGCCGCGATCGAAAAGGCGGGCGGATCGGTCAAGATCCTCAAGCCGGTGGTCGAGGAAGACGCCGAGCCGCGCGGCAAGAACAAGCGCAAGGCTGCCAAGGAAGCCTGAGCGCCAGGACGATTTTGAGGCCTCGCCCAAAAGGCGGGGCCTTTGCGACGACTACCGGTTCCGTTCGCCAGACCCTAAATAGGGTGGCAGGGGCGGGATCCACGTGAAGAAGACGCCGCGCCACTCCTCGTCAAGCAAGCGGCGATCCGGGGGAGCGGCTTTCAGGCGTCGGCAGGAGCGAGCGAATGGTTTCGGCAGCGGAACAACTGGCAGCCAATCTCAATTTCGGCGCGCTCGCCAAGGCCGACGAGCTCAAGAAGCGCATCTGGTTCACCGTCGGCGCGCTGCTGGTCTACCGGCTCGGCACCTACATCCCGCTGCCCGGCATCGACCCCACGGCCTGGGCGCAGCTCTTCAACACCCAGTCGGGTGGCATTCTCGGCATGTTCAACATGTTCTCCGGTGGCGGCATCCACCGGATGGCGATCTTCGCCCTGAACATCATGCCCTACATCTCGGCCTCGATCATTATTCAGCTGATGACGACCGTGTCGCCGCAGCTCGAAGCGCTGAAGAAGGAAGGCGAGGCCGGCCGCAAGGTCATGAACCAGTACACCCGGTATCTCACCGTGGTGCTGGCGCTGTTCCAGTCCTACGGCATCGCCGTCGGCCTGCAGGGCGCCGGCAATGTCGTGAGCGAGCCGGGCCTGTTCTTCCTGATCTCGACGACCATCACGCTCACCGGCGGCACCATGTTCCTGATGTGGCTCGGCGAGCAGATCACCGCGCGTGGCATCGGCAACGGCATTTCGCTGATTATCTTCGCCGGCATCGTCGCTGAATTGCCGTCGGCAATCGCCGGCACCCTCGAGCTCGGCCGCCAGGGCGCGATCTCGACCGGCTTCATCCTGCTGGTCATCGTGATGGCGGTGGTCGTCATCGCGTTTATCGTGTTCATGGAGCGCGCGCAGCGCCGCCTGCTGATCCAGTATCCCAAGCGCCAGGTCGGCAACCGCATGTTCGAGGGCCAGTCCTCGCATCTGCCGCTCAAGCTCAACACCTCGGGCGTCATTCCGCCGATCTTCGCCTCGTCGCTGCTGCTGCTGCCGACGACGGTCGCCAATTTCAATGCCGGCTCCGGCC
The Pseudolabrys sp. FHR47 genome window above contains:
- the rplO gene encoding 50S ribosomal protein L15, which gives rise to MKLNEIADNPGARKNRLRIGRGIGSGMGKTGGRGGKGQTARTGVRIKGFEGGQMPLHRRLPKRGFRNTAFQARLNEVSLGKLQAAIDAGKLDAKATVDAEAMVKAGLMRRAKDGVKLLGTGELKAKVDVAVYGATKSAVAAIEKAGGSVKILKPVVEEDAEPRGKNKRKAAKEA
- the secY gene encoding preprotein translocase subunit SecY; the protein is MVSAAEQLAANLNFGALAKADELKKRIWFTVGALLVYRLGTYIPLPGIDPTAWAQLFNTQSGGILGMFNMFSGGGIHRMAIFALNIMPYISASIIIQLMTTVSPQLEALKKEGEAGRKVMNQYTRYLTVVLALFQSYGIAVGLQGAGNVVSEPGLFFLISTTITLTGGTMFLMWLGEQITARGIGNGISLIIFAGIVAELPSAIAGTLELGRQGAISTGFILLVIVMAVVVIAFIVFMERAQRRLLIQYPKRQVGNRMFEGQSSHLPLKLNTSGVIPPIFASSLLLLPTTVANFNAGSGPEWLTTITTLLGHGRPLFLVLYLALIVFFCFFYTAVVFNPTETAENLKKHGGFIPGIRPGERTAEYIDYVLSRITVVGAIYLSIVCLIPEILISYAAVPFYFGGTSLLIVVSVTMDTVAQVQGYLLAHQYEGLIKKSKLRGRNR